Below is a genomic region from Burkholderia pseudomultivorans.
CTGCGCGATCGACTTCGGCGACGACGGCAGCGGCGACAGGTCGCGGCCCGTATCCTCGAGCTGCACGAACGCGATGCCGGTCACGCCCTGGAAGCCGAGGCTGCCGTAGGTCGACTGCGTGATCGGCGCATCGTGATCGACGAGGATCCGGATCCGGATCTGGCCCGGATGCGTACGATCGAAGCCGATCGACTGCACCTTGCCGACGTCGAGGCCGCGAAAGCGCACGGCCGCGTCCGGGAACAGGCCCGTCACGTTGGTGCGCGCGATCAGGTCATACGGCACGCGCACGGTGCGATCGACGTTGAACCAGAACACGGTGCCCGCGATCGCGAGCGTCAGCGCGATCGTGAACAGGCCGGCCCAGAACGCATGTGATTTGTTTTCCATTCGCGGGTTCCTTTACAGCTCGACGCTCGACAGCGCCGGTTCGAGGGCCGCCTTCGGCAGCTTCGCGCGCCGCTCGGGCGGCAACGCCTGCAGCGCGCGGCGCCCGCGCAGCCCCAGGAAATATTCGTGGATGAACGGATGATCGACGTTCGCGGCCTCCTCGACCGGCGCGGCGACCAGCACCTTGCGATCGGCCAGCACCGCGACGCGCGTCGACAGTGCGACCATCGTGTCGAGATCGTGCGTGACCATCACGACAGTCAGCCCGAGCGTGCGATGCAGCGTCGCGATCAGCTCGACGAATTCGTCGGACGCCTGCGGATCGAGGCCGGCGGTCGGCTCGTCGAGAAACAGCAGCTCGGGCTCGAGCGCGATCGCGCGCGCGATGCCGACCCGCTTGACCATCCCGCCCGACAGCGCGGCCGGCATCTTCGACGCGTGCTTGCACGGCAGCCCGACCATCTCGAGCTTGAGCATCACGATGTCGTGCAGCAGGTCGGGCGGCACGCGGCCGAGCTCGCGCAGCGGCTGCGCGACGTTGTCGAACACCGTCATCGACGAGAACAGCGCGCCGTGCTGGAACAGCATGCCCGAGCGCGTGCGCATCAGCCGCGCGGTCGCCGCATCGATCGTCGACGTGTCGTCGCCGAATACCTTGATCGTGCCCGACGTCGGCCGCTCGAGGCCGAGGATCTGCCGCACCAGCGTCGTCTTGCCCGAGCCCGAGCCGCCGACGATCGACACGATCTCGCCGCGCCGCACGTCGAAATCGAGCTTCTGGTGCACGATGTTGCGCCCGTAGCGCTTGGTCAGGTTGCGCACCTCGATCACGAGGTCGCCGCCCTGCGTCGCCGCCGGCGACGGGCCGACCGACGCGGCGGCGACTGCCGCGGCATGGGCGGTCGCGGCGTCGGCCGGCGCAGCACCGGCTGCCGCAGCATCGGCTGGCGCAGCACCGGCTGCCGCAGCACCGGCTGCCGACTGATTCGACATATTCATCCGAGCCCCACGTTCTGGAACAGGATCGCGAACACCGCGTCGGCGAGGATCACGACCGTGATCGACGTGACGACCGAGGTCGTCGTGCCTTCGCCGAGGCTTTGCGAGTTCGCCTTGATCCGGAAGCCGAAATGGCAGGCGACCAGCGCGATCAGCATGCCGAACACGACGCCCTTGCCGACGCCGATGTACAGGTTCGCGATCGGCACCACGCCCGGCAGCGAGCGCACGAAATAGTTGACGTCGATGCCGAGCACGAGCTTCGCGGCGAGCGCGCCGCCCGTCAGCGCGATGATGTTGGTCCACATCACGAGCAGCGGCATCGCGATGCCGAGCGCGAGCACGCGCGGCAGGATCAGCCGCAGCCCGTGCGGGATGCCCATCACGCGCATCGCGTCGAGTTCCTCGGTCACGCGCATCACGCCGATCTGCGCGGTGATCGCCGAGCCCGAGCGGCCCGCGACGAGGATCGCCGACAGCACCGGGCCGAGCTCGCGGATCACCGACAGCCCGAGGATGTTCACGATGTAGCGGTTCGCGCCGAACATCTGCAGTTGCTGCGCGGACAGGTAGCTGAGCACGATGCCGATCAGGAACGCGACCAGCGCCGTGATCGGCAGCGCCTGCGTGCCCGCGCTGTAGATGTTCGCGGAGGTCTCCTTCCACGGCATCGTCTGCGGGCGGCGCAGCACCGACAGCGCATCGAGGATCACGCGGCCGAACATCGCGATGCCGCCCTGCAGGTGCTCGGCGAACGCGAACAGCATCAGGCCGAGCCGCGTGACGGGATCGACGCGCACGATGCGCTCGGGCGCCTCGCGCTGGCTGTCGAGCCGCTCGATGCGCTCGAAGATCGTGCGCTGGGTCGCCGTCAGCGCGATGCCGGCCGGCAGCTTGCGGCCCCATACGCGCCACAGCGCCTGGCCGCCGACGTGGTCGAGCCGTCCGATGCCGGACAGGTCCCATTCGCTCACGCGCCCGGTCGCGACGCTCTCGGCGCGGCGCACGACCGCGCCGCGATTGCGCGCGAGCGCGAGCGCGGTCCACTGGCCGGTCAGGCGCACGGTCTGGCCCTGGCCGCCGGCGTCGACCGACAGGCCGGGAGGGGTCTCGAAGTCCAAGGGCGGTTTGTTTGCAAATGAATGACAGCGGCCATTGTAGCGAACCGACCGGCGCCGCGACGTGAGGATTTCCGCGCGAACGCGCGGCCCGGACTGCCGGCCGCGGCACCGGCGGGAGGCCGGGCCCGGCGTTCGCGACGAGATGCGGCCCGGCGCGGTCCGGCCCCGGCGGAGCCCGGCGCGAGGACCGGCACGACGACAGCTTTCATTCTGCCGTCACGTTTGCTTTCGATACTCTCACGCGCCGCACGTCAGGCCGTCGGCGCGCCGCGCCGCCATCTCGTTGCGCACCTCGTCACGATAAAACACCAAACAGGACATTCGATGCGACTCCCCTCGCTTCCCCGCCGTCGCGTACCGGCCGCCGCCGCGCTCGCGAGCCTCGCGTTCACCCTCGCCGCGTGCGGCGGCGACGACGTCACGTCGCCTCCCGCGTCGCAGCAGCCGGCGCAGGCGCCGGCCGGCACGACCGCGACGCTGGCCGTGCTGGAGACGACCGACCTGCACACCAACGTGCTGTCGTACGACTATTTCAAGCTCGCCGCCGACAACTCGCTCGGCTTCGAGCGCGTATCGACGCTGATCGCGCAGGCCCGCGCGCAGTATCCGAACACGCTGCTGCTCGACAACGGCGACACGATCCAGGGCACCGCGCTGTCGGATTACCAGGCGCTCGTGAAACCGGTCGGCTGCGACCAGACGCTCGCGATCTACAAGGTGATGAACGCCGCGAAATTCGACGGCGGCGGGATCGGCAACCACGAATTCAACTACGGGCTGCCGTACCTGTCGCAGGTGACCGGCAGCACGTTCGACGTCGACGGCCTGCCGGCGCCTGCGCAGCAGAAGAAGTGCGCGGGCCCGAACTTCCCGCAGGTGCTCGCGAACGTGATCAGCGCGAAGACCAACGCGCCGCTGTTCACGCCGTACACGATCCTGACGCGCACGCTGACGGCGACCACGCCCGACGGCAAGACCGTCAGCGCGCCGGTGAAGGTCGGCATCATCGGCTTCACGCCGCCCGCGATCATGAACTGGGACAAGCGCTGGCTCGACGGCAAGGTCTACACGACCGGCCTGAAGGAAGCCGCGCAGAAGTACATCCCCGAGATGCGCGCGAAGGGCGCCGACCTGATCGTCGCGATCTCGCACGGCGGGCTCGACAATTCCGCCTATTCGCCGACGATGGAAAACGGCAGTTGGTGGCTGTCGACCGTGCCCGGCATCGACGCGATGCTGATCGGCCACTCGCACCAGGTGTTCCCGGACGCGGCGAGCACCGTGCCGCAGTTCAACCTGCCGGGCGTCGACAAGGTCAAGGGCACCGTCAACGGCGTGCCGACCGTGATGGCGAACTACTGGGGCAAGCACCTCGGCGTGATCAAGCTCGGCCTGAAGTTCGACGGCAGGACGTGGACCGTCGACAAATCGCAGACGACCGTCGAGGCGCGGCCGATCCAGAACGCCGACAAGACCTACGTGGCGGCCGACCCGTCGGTCTCGGCCGCGATCGCGGCCGAGCACCAGGCGACCATCGACTACGTGAAGACGCCGATCGGCTCGACCGACTACCGGATGAACTCGTACTTCGCGGACGTCGGCGATCCGGGCGCGATCCAGATCGTCAATGAGGCGCAGGCCGACTACGTCGCGCGCTACGTGCAAGCGAACCTGCCGCAATACGCGTCGCTGCCGGTGCTGTCGGTCAGTGCGCCGTTCAAGAGCGGCTTCGGCGGCGGCAGCGACTACACCGACGTCGCGCCGGGCGCGCTCGCGATCAACAATGCGGCCGACCTTTACCTGTATCCGAACACCGTCTATGCGACGAAAGTGAGCGGCGCCGACGTGAAGAACTGGCTCGAGACGGCCGCGAAGCGCTTCAACACGATCGACCCGACGAAGGCGACCGTGCAGCCGCTCGTCAGCAGCTTCCCCGGCTACAACTTCGACATGTTCACGTCGGCGGACCTCACGTACGAGATCGACGTCACGCAGCCCGTCGGCAGCCGGATCAAGCAGCTCGCGTACAAGGGCGCGCCGATCGATCCGAACGCGCAGTTCATCGTCGCGACCAACAACTACCGCGCGAGCGGCGGCGGCAACTTCCCGGGCCTCGACGGCAGCAAGACGATCTTCGCGTCGCCCGACGCGAACCGCGACGTGCTGATCGCGTACATCAAGCAGCGCGGCAAGATCACGCGCGCGGCCGACGGCGCCCAGCGCAGCTGGCGCTTCACGAAGCTCGCGAGCTCGGTCGCGCACGTGCAGTTCGCGTCTGCGCCGAACCGGCTCGCCGACGCGACGGCGGCCGGCCTGACCGGCATCACGCAGGTCGCGGCCGACGACGGCTCCGGCAAGAACCTCGCAACCTACGAGATCGACCTGACGCAATGAGACCCGCGATGCAACCGATCCGGACGATGCGGCCGGCCGAAACCGGCTTCGCCGCCGCGGCGCGCCGCTTGCTGCGCATCCAGCTGCCGCCCGCCGCGCTGCTCGCGGCGGCCGCGGCGACCGTCGCGATCGCGGTCGCGGCGGCCGGCTGGCGCGGCACGACGGCCCCCGCGCCGAGCGCCGCGCAACTCGACGAATGGCAGGCGATGGTCGCGCAGGCTGCCGAGCCGCACGCGCTCGCGCAGCTGCGCGACCTCGCGCGCGCGGGTTCGGCCGCCGCGCAGGCGGCGCTCGGCATCGCGCTCGCCGACGCGCGCGAACCGGGGCTGCGCGACGAAGGGCGCGGCTGGCTGGAAACGGCTGCACAGGCGGAAGGTGCGGCCAACGCACCGGCCGCGCGGCGCGCGCAGCTTGCGCTCGGCAAGGCGCTGCTGCTCGGCAGCGGCGACGTCCCGAAGGACTATGCACGCGCGCACGCGCTGCTCGGTGCAGCGGCCGATCACGGCGATCCGGCCGCCGCGTACTACCTCGGGCTGATCTACCGCAGCGGCTACGGCACGGCCGCCGATCCCGTGCAGGCCGCGCACTGGTTCGAGATCGCGTCGCGCGCGGACATCCCGGCCGCGGATTTCATGCTCGCGAACGCGTACCGCGACGGCAGCGGCGTGCCGCGCGACGAAGCGCGCGCGCTCGCGCTGTATCGGCGCGCGGCCGAGCACGAGTTGCCGGAAGCCGTGCAGACGCTCGCGATGGCGTATCGCAACGGCGAACTGGGGCTGCGGCCCGACGCGGACGAGTTCCACGCGCAGTGGATCGAGACCGCGCATGCGTTGAAGCACCCGGTGGTGGCGCCGTGACGAGGATCGAGAAAGCGCGGTGGCGGTTGCCTCGCTTTCCCGCATCCCGCCGCCTGATCCGCGATGCGTGAAGGTGCGGGCCTGTCAGGAATTTTGTGTTTAAGGCATAACATGCTCCCAAGGAGAGTTTATGCCTCGCAAACCGAAAGCCCAGCCGGCGGCTCTGCCGGCGATTCCGGCCGAGCTGCTCGAGCAGTTCGGCAACGGTCCGATGACGGCCGAAGCCATCAACGCCGCGACGCTGGCGCTCAAGAAGGCGCTGATCGAACGGGCGCTGGGCGGCGAGATGAACCATCATCTCGGCTACCCTCCCGGTGCTGCCAAGCCGGTCAACGCCACGAATCAGCGCAACGGCAAAGGGGCCAAGACGGTTCTGACCGAAGACGGCCCGATCCGTATCGAGGTGCCGCGTGACCGCGACGGCAGCTTCGAACCCATCCTGATTCCCAAGCACGAACGGCGCTTCACGGGCTTCGACGACAAGATCGTCGCCATGTATGCCCGAGGCATGACCGTACGCGAGATTCAGGGCTTCTTGCTGGAACAGTACGGCACCGAGGTCTCGCCCGACTTCATCAGTTCGGTCACCGACGAGGTCATGGCCGAAGTAACCGCCTGGCAGGCCCGACCGCTTGAGCCGATGTATCCGGTCGTGTTTTTCGACGCACTGCGGGTCAAGATTCGCGAAGACGCCGTCGTGCGCAACAAGGCGGTCTATCTGGCGCTGGGCGTGCTGCCCGACGGCACGCGGGAAATCCTGGGCCTGTGGATCGAGAATACCGAGGGGGCCAAGTTCTGGATGAAGGTGTTCAACGATCTGAAGACGCGCGGCGTTCACGACATCCTGATTGCCGTCACGGACGGGCTCAAGGGCATGCCCGAAGCGCTGGCCGCCGTGTTCCCGGCCACCACGCTGCAGACCTGCATCGTCCACCTCATCCGCAACAGCCTCGATTACGCCAGTTGGAAGGACCGCCGAGGCTTGGCCGCGGCGATCAAGCCGATCTACGCCGCTCCCAGCGCGGAAGCCGCTCAGGCCGAACTCGATGCGTTTGCGGATGGGCCGTGGGGTCAGAAATTCCCGACTGTCAGTAGCGCGTGGCGCAACGCCTGGGATCGCGTGATCCCGTTCTTTGCGTTTCCGCCGGGTGTGCGCAAGATCATTTACACGACGAACGCGATTGAAAATATCAACTCGCAGTTGCGCAAGATCAT
It encodes:
- a CDS encoding ABC transporter ATP-binding protein; amino-acid sequence: MNMSNQSAAGAAAAGAAPADAAAAGAAPADAATAHAAAVAAASVGPSPAATQGGDLVIEVRNLTKRYGRNIVHQKLDFDVRRGEIVSIVGGSGSGKTTLVRQILGLERPTSGTIKVFGDDTSTIDAATARLMRTRSGMLFQHGALFSSMTVFDNVAQPLRELGRVPPDLLHDIVMLKLEMVGLPCKHASKMPAALSGGMVKRVGIARAIALEPELLFLDEPTAGLDPQASDEFVELIATLHRTLGLTVVMVTHDLDTMVALSTRVAVLADRKVLVAAPVEEAANVDHPFIHEYFLGLRGRRALQALPPERRAKLPKAALEPALSSVEL
- a CDS encoding MlaE family ABC transporter permease, encoding MDFETPPGLSVDAGGQGQTVRLTGQWTALALARNRGAVVRRAESVATGRVSEWDLSGIGRLDHVGGQALWRVWGRKLPAGIALTATQRTIFERIERLDSQREAPERIVRVDPVTRLGLMLFAFAEHLQGGIAMFGRVILDALSVLRRPQTMPWKETSANIYSAGTQALPITALVAFLIGIVLSYLSAQQLQMFGANRYIVNILGLSVIRELGPVLSAILVAGRSGSAITAQIGVMRVTEELDAMRVMGIPHGLRLILPRVLALGIAMPLLVMWTNIIALTGGALAAKLVLGIDVNYFVRSLPGVVPIANLYIGVGKGVVFGMLIALVACHFGFRIKANSQSLGEGTTTSVVTSITVVILADAVFAILFQNVGLG
- a CDS encoding bifunctional 2',3'-cyclic-nucleotide 2'-phosphodiesterase/3'-nucleotidase; amino-acid sequence: MRLPSLPRRRVPAAAALASLAFTLAACGGDDVTSPPASQQPAQAPAGTTATLAVLETTDLHTNVLSYDYFKLAADNSLGFERVSTLIAQARAQYPNTLLLDNGDTIQGTALSDYQALVKPVGCDQTLAIYKVMNAAKFDGGGIGNHEFNYGLPYLSQVTGSTFDVDGLPAPAQQKKCAGPNFPQVLANVISAKTNAPLFTPYTILTRTLTATTPDGKTVSAPVKVGIIGFTPPAIMNWDKRWLDGKVYTTGLKEAAQKYIPEMRAKGADLIVAISHGGLDNSAYSPTMENGSWWLSTVPGIDAMLIGHSHQVFPDAASTVPQFNLPGVDKVKGTVNGVPTVMANYWGKHLGVIKLGLKFDGRTWTVDKSQTTVEARPIQNADKTYVAADPSVSAAIAAEHQATIDYVKTPIGSTDYRMNSYFADVGDPGAIQIVNEAQADYVARYVQANLPQYASLPVLSVSAPFKSGFGGGSDYTDVAPGALAINNAADLYLYPNTVYATKVSGADVKNWLETAAKRFNTIDPTKATVQPLVSSFPGYNFDMFTSADLTYEIDVTQPVGSRIKQLAYKGAPIDPNAQFIVATNNYRASGGGNFPGLDGSKTIFASPDANRDVLIAYIKQRGKITRAADGAQRSWRFTKLASSVAHVQFASAPNRLADATAAGLTGITQVAADDGSGKNLATYEIDLTQ
- a CDS encoding tetratricopeptide repeat protein yields the protein MQPIRTMRPAETGFAAAARRLLRIQLPPAALLAAAAATVAIAVAAAGWRGTTAPAPSAAQLDEWQAMVAQAAEPHALAQLRDLARAGSAAAQAALGIALADAREPGLRDEGRGWLETAAQAEGAANAPAARRAQLALGKALLLGSGDVPKDYARAHALLGAAADHGDPAAAYYLGLIYRSGYGTAADPVQAAHWFEIASRADIPAADFMLANAYRDGSGVPRDEARALALYRRAAEHELPEAVQTLAMAYRNGELGLRPDADEFHAQWIETAHALKHPVVAP
- a CDS encoding IS256 family transposase, translating into MPRKPKAQPAALPAIPAELLEQFGNGPMTAEAINAATLALKKALIERALGGEMNHHLGYPPGAAKPVNATNQRNGKGAKTVLTEDGPIRIEVPRDRDGSFEPILIPKHERRFTGFDDKIVAMYARGMTVREIQGFLLEQYGTEVSPDFISSVTDEVMAEVTAWQARPLEPMYPVVFFDALRVKIREDAVVRNKAVYLALGVLPDGTREILGLWIENTEGAKFWMKVFNDLKTRGVHDILIAVTDGLKGMPEALAAVFPATTLQTCIVHLIRNSLDYASWKDRRGLAAAIKPIYAAPSAEAAQAELDAFADGPWGQKFPTVSSAWRNAWDRVIPFFAFPPGVRKIIYTTNAIENINSQLRKIIKTRGHFPTDEAATKLIWLALRNITANWGSAAHDWKTAMNQFAILYADRFVRPSV